The Miscanthus floridulus cultivar M001 chromosome 7, ASM1932011v1, whole genome shotgun sequence genome includes a region encoding these proteins:
- the LOC136464963 gene encoding uncharacterized protein: MGASATATAATTEKDITVETETAAAVDAPEVIDATPSTTEEQTSSPAGVPGVVEAAVQPRSPPKVPQATMEEDEVMEIERAAPEPQSVRILQKCGEEVVVVEEENTTREIKRLKSAVARVMTQIEVSATPITLINVVGRSRFIFCTINPQGIAWTAKQRHQLIKRMEPLAEENKILREALSLSEKSIQRPQRERDLAESNSQDLEHQNGVLFERLTASSEQLKKTSEELAIASEELKKMSEQLSKKNIELDSKTEQLDRKCQQLEDASKLKSEQDAELNRLRQTVEQIRQEKTKESDRADKLAEELKDYRHKTKAQFDVLVQEAKVHKDNFNTITAAIKPVLDCVDVEPAPCPDGRQQGPDTIVQRCKAAWENFKNFNRDASLMARSSEKSRFLHQQKDAWDHLVEEVRLRSEAELERQTNQKLEAESVSVGLAVDLAQERMKVQDLEKELAKV, encoded by the exons ATGGGCGCGTCGGCGACCGCAACCGCGGCTACGACCGAAAAGGACATTACTGTGGAAACGGAAACTGCGGCTGCTGTTGATGCACCAGAGGTTATAGACGCCACCCCGTCAACTACTGAGGAGCAAACGTCGTCACCCGCAGGGGTGCCAGGAGTGGTCGAAGCGGCGGTCCAACCACGGAGCCCCCCGAAGGTGCCTCAAGCGAcgatggaggaggacgaggtcatGGAGATCGAGCGCGCTGCGCCTGAGCCCCAGTCCGTCCGGATTCTCCAGAAAtgcggggaagaggtggtagtcgtcgaagaagaaaacaccaccagagagataaagaggttgaaatccgccgtcgccagagttatgactcaaatcgaggtgagtgccaCACCAATAACACTGATAAATGTTGTCggaagatcaaggtttatcttTTGCACTATTAACCCGCAGGGGATAGCTTGGACAGCTAAACAACGACACCaattgataaagaggatggagcccctcgccgaggaaaataagatactccggGAGGCTTTAAGTCTTTCGGAAAAAAGTATTCAAAGGCCCCAGCGGgagcgggaccttgcggagtcgaaTTCGCAGGACCTTGAACATCAAAATGGGGTTCTGTTCGAGCGACTAACGGCGTCGTCCGAGCAACTGAAGAAGACATCCGAGGAGCTGGCAATTGCATCCGAGGAACTTAAGAagatgtccgagcagttgagcaagaaaaacatagaactcgatagtaaaactgaacagctcgaccggaagtgccagcagttggaggatgcatccaagctgaaatcgg agcaagatgcagaactcaaccggcttcgccagaccgtcgaacaaatccgacaagagaaaaCGAAGGAGTCGGATCGAGCTGACAAACTGgccgaagaattgaaag attatcgacataaaaccaaggcacagttcgatgtgctggtgcaagagGCCAAAGTCCAtaaggacaacttcaacactataactgccgcaataaaaccagtgctgGACTGCGTCGACGTTGAACCGGCGCCCTGtcctgatggtaggcagcaagggccagacaccatcgtGCAGAgatgcaaggcggcgtgggaaaacttcaaaaacttcaaccgtgatgcc TCTCTTATGGCTCGTAGCTCGGAGAAGTCTAGGTTCCTACATCAGCAAAAGGACGCCTGGGATCACCTCGTCGAGGAGGTGCGGCTGCGCAGTGAG GCTGAGCTTGAAAGGCAAACGAACCAAAAGCTGGAGGCCGAGAGTGTCTCTGTCGGGCTCGCCGTGGATCTAGCTCAGGAAAGGATGAAGGTGCAGGACCTAGAGAAGGAGCTTGCCAAGGTGTAG